The Pseudomonas orientalis genome contains a region encoding:
- a CDS encoding patatin-like phospholipase family protein has protein sequence MKKRVALVLGSGGARGYAHIGVIEEIERRGYDIACIAGCSMGAVVGGIYAAGKLDAYRNWIESLDYLDVLRLVDVSFRLGAIRGEKVFGQIRKIVGEINIEDLRIPYTAVATDLTNQQEIWFQEGCLHQAMRASAAIPSLFTPVMQGNRMLVDGGLLNPLPIVPVVSSHCDLIIAVNLNATNQKHYHLPVIQRPPAFKSRFNSLAKSLGSHLPFRRKQAEQLMKLEQEALQAQAAEINPWLESAEPESQQPAAAPEKPGAPKSATGSFIIDNVGPASLLDLINQSFEVMQTSLAQYKIAGYPPDVLINVPKRVCRFFEFYKAPELIALGREIASDTLDRYESEQT, from the coding sequence ATGAAGAAACGTGTTGCCTTGGTGCTGGGCTCCGGCGGGGCCAGGGGCTACGCCCATATCGGCGTGATCGAAGAAATCGAACGACGCGGCTACGACATCGCTTGTATTGCCGGCTGCTCGATGGGCGCCGTGGTCGGCGGGATCTATGCCGCCGGCAAGCTGGACGCGTACCGAAACTGGATCGAAAGCCTGGATTACCTCGACGTATTGCGCCTGGTGGATGTGAGCTTTCGCCTGGGCGCGATTCGCGGTGAAAAGGTGTTCGGGCAGATCCGCAAGATCGTCGGCGAAATCAATATCGAAGACCTGCGCATCCCCTACACCGCCGTGGCCACCGACCTCACCAACCAACAGGAAATCTGGTTCCAGGAAGGTTGCCTGCACCAGGCCATGCGCGCCTCGGCAGCGATCCCCAGCCTGTTCACGCCGGTGATGCAGGGCAATCGCATGCTGGTGGACGGTGGTTTGCTCAACCCGTTGCCCATCGTGCCGGTGGTATCGAGCCATTGCGACTTGATCATTGCGGTCAACCTCAACGCCACCAACCAGAAGCACTATCATCTGCCGGTGATCCAGCGCCCGCCGGCGTTCAAAAGCCGCTTCAACAGCCTGGCCAAATCATTGGGCTCGCACCTGCCGTTTCGTCGTAAACAGGCCGAGCAGTTGATGAAGCTCGAGCAGGAAGCCTTGCAGGCCCAGGCTGCCGAGATCAACCCGTGGCTGGAGTCGGCTGAACCCGAATCCCAGCAACCCGCCGCCGCACCGGAAAAGCCCGGCGCGCCGAAGTCGGCCACGGGCTCGTTCATCATCGACAATGTCGGGCCGGCCTCACTGCTGGACCTGATCAACCAGAGTTTCGAAGTGATGCAGACGTCATTGGCACAGTACAAGATCGCCGGTTACCCGCCGGATGTGCTGATCAACGTGCCAAAGCGGGTCTGCCGGTTTTTCGAGTTCTACAAGGCGCCGGAGTTGATCGCATTGGGCCGGGAAATTGCCAGTGATACCTTGGATCGGTATGAGAGTGAGCAGACCTGA
- a CDS encoding TatD family hydrolase, with protein sequence MQLIDIGVNLTNPSFDERHSAVLERAYAAGVQQLVLTGTSTEGSEQALELCVNLDESAQRLFSTAGIHPHSASTWNSDSAQRLRGLLNETRVRAVGECGLDFNRDFSPRPQQEKVLEEHLALAVELKLPVFLHERDADQRLLEILKDYRDHLPAAVVHCFTGEQEALFSYLDLDLHIGITGWICDERRGTHLHPLVREIPRGRLMLESDAPYLLPRTLRPKPKNGRNEPAFLTEVLREVALHRNETLEDLALHSTACARAFFGLPAVE encoded by the coding sequence ATGCAACTCATTGATATCGGCGTCAACCTGACCAACCCCAGTTTCGACGAGAGGCACTCGGCCGTTCTCGAGCGTGCCTACGCCGCCGGCGTGCAACAATTGGTCCTCACCGGTACCAGTACCGAAGGCAGCGAGCAAGCCCTGGAGCTGTGCGTAAACCTCGATGAAAGCGCGCAACGCCTGTTCAGTACCGCCGGCATCCACCCCCACTCCGCCAGTACCTGGAACAGCGACAGCGCCCAGCGCTTGCGTGGCCTGCTCAACGAAACGCGCGTGCGTGCCGTCGGCGAGTGCGGACTGGATTTCAACCGCGACTTTTCGCCGCGTCCGCAGCAGGAAAAAGTCCTCGAGGAACACCTGGCCCTGGCCGTCGAACTGAAACTGCCGGTGTTCCTTCACGAACGCGACGCCGACCAGCGCCTGCTGGAGATCCTCAAGGACTACCGTGACCACCTGCCCGCCGCCGTGGTGCATTGCTTCACCGGCGAACAAGAGGCTCTGTTCAGTTACCTCGACCTTGACCTGCACATTGGTATCACCGGCTGGATCTGCGACGAGCGCCGTGGAACGCATCTGCACCCATTGGTCAGGGAAATTCCCCGTGGCCGTCTGATGCTGGAAAGTGATGCGCCCTACCTGCTGCCACGTACGTTGCGCCCCAAACCGAAAAACGGCCGCAATGAGCCCGCGTTCCTGACCGAAGTGCTGCGCGAAGTTGCCCTGCATCGCAATGAAACCCTGGAAGACCTGGCGCTGCACAGTACCGCCTGTGCCCGTGCTTTTTTTGGACTGCCGGCCGTGGAGTGA
- a CDS encoding CHAD domain-containing protein, with protein sequence MSSLVNQLVAQVIGLEVGLLSCQARLASLTDGEALHDLRTTVRRLRSLLRPLRGLPGVEQLESAARTVGQLTTPLRDREVLAAYLHQHGHHEAAERRLRLQPEAYRQVAQSPELAHLLQILDAFPRFIRASQHQKLLKDLRSRIQKRLAKQWKTLEHELKDPEHDRHRLRLLIKRVRYAAEAYPELDKLPVRAMAALKKAQGVLGDWHDCWQWLLQAEHQADLQPCIATWRAAMVKAEARADRVLAKLSAGCF encoded by the coding sequence ATGTCATCGCTGGTCAATCAGTTAGTCGCTCAGGTCATTGGCCTGGAGGTAGGGTTACTGAGCTGCCAGGCTCGTCTTGCCTCGCTCACCGACGGTGAAGCCCTGCATGATCTGCGCACCACGGTGCGGCGGCTGCGCAGCCTGTTGCGCCCCTTGCGCGGGTTACCCGGTGTCGAACAGCTTGAATCCGCCGCCCGCACGGTCGGCCAACTGACCACGCCATTGCGTGATCGTGAAGTGCTGGCGGCTTACTTGCACCAGCATGGGCATCATGAGGCGGCCGAGCGACGTTTGCGCTTGCAACCTGAGGCCTATCGCCAGGTTGCGCAAAGCCCGGAGCTGGCCCACCTGCTGCAAATCCTCGATGCGTTTCCACGGTTTATCCGTGCCTCCCAACACCAGAAATTGCTCAAGGACCTGCGCTCGCGCATCCAGAAGCGCCTGGCCAAGCAATGGAAAACCCTTGAGCACGAGCTCAAAGATCCCGAGCATGATCGCCATCGTTTGCGCTTGCTGATCAAACGCGTGCGCTACGCAGCCGAAGCCTATCCCGAGTTGGACAAGCTGCCGGTCCGCGCCATGGCCGCTTTGAAAAAAGCACAGGGCGTCCTGGGTGATTGGCATGACTGCTGGCAATGGCTGCTCCAGGCCGAGCACCAGGCTGACCTGCAACCGTGCATTGCGACCTGGCGTGCTGCCATGGTCAAGGCCGAGGCACGGGCGGATCGAGTGCTGGCCAAACTAAGCGCCGGTTGTTTCTGA
- a CDS encoding acyl-CoA thioesterase has product MRFSDLLDAARSHPLDVTIPAEWAQGRATFGGLVAALQYQALRAQVPADRPLRSLAITFVGPVAPDLPASYEVEVLREGKAVSQLLGRVVQNGEVATLVQASFGASRESQIDVASEPPPVFKHWDECQELPYISGVTPEFMRHLAMRWSVGGLPFTGNKSREMGGWVRLRGDVKEEPLTEAHILALVDAWPPALLPHLKKPAPGSTLTWTIEFIQPLQNLTTLDWCQYHVNIEHARDGYGHAAAALWSPTGELIALSRQTVVVFA; this is encoded by the coding sequence ATGCGCTTTAGTGATTTGCTCGACGCTGCTCGCAGCCACCCGTTGGATGTCACCATTCCCGCCGAATGGGCCCAGGGCCGCGCCACTTTTGGTGGTTTGGTCGCCGCCTTGCAGTACCAGGCCTTGCGGGCGCAAGTACCGGCAGACCGACCGCTGCGCTCACTGGCGATCACCTTCGTGGGCCCGGTGGCGCCGGATCTGCCGGCCAGTTATGAAGTTGAAGTATTGCGCGAGGGCAAGGCCGTCAGCCAATTGCTGGGCCGTGTGGTGCAGAACGGCGAAGTGGCGACCCTGGTCCAGGCCAGTTTCGGTGCGTCCCGCGAGTCGCAAATCGATGTGGCGAGCGAGCCGCCACCGGTGTTCAAACATTGGGATGAGTGCCAGGAGCTGCCCTATATCAGCGGCGTCACGCCGGAATTCATGCGACACCTGGCCATGCGCTGGAGCGTCGGCGGCCTGCCGTTTACCGGCAATAAATCCCGTGAAATGGGCGGTTGGGTGCGTTTGCGTGGGGATGTGAAGGAAGAGCCACTGACCGAGGCGCATATCCTCGCACTGGTCGATGCCTGGCCCCCGGCGTTGCTCCCGCACCTCAAGAAACCGGCGCCGGGCAGCACCCTGACCTGGACCATCGAGTTCATCCAGCCACTGCAGAACCTGACTACACTCGACTGGTGCCAATATCACGTCAACATCGAACACGCCCGCGACGGCTACGGCCATGCCGCCGCCGCGCTCTGGAGCCCGACCGGCGAATTGATCGCCCTCAGCCGCCAGACCGTGGTGGTCTTCGCCTGA
- a CDS encoding polymorphic toxin type 47 domain-containing protein, with translation MRRGVDEAFRRAGIPKDEYSVSKWGKDQYGKSFPTEWRVQKGTNRGAEVKSDFFSV, from the coding sequence ATGCGTAGAGGTGTGGATGAGGCCTTTCGCAGAGCAGGCATACCCAAGGATGAGTACAGCGTATCCAAATGGGGCAAGGACCAATATGGGAAGTCATTTCCGACCGAATGGCGCGTACAAAAAGGCACAAATAGAGGGGCAGAGGTTAAATCTGATTTTTTTAGTGTTTGA
- a CDS encoding response regulator, whose translation MSQTATILVIDDEPQIRKFLRISLASQGYKVIEAGTGNEGLAQAALSKPDLLVLDLGLPDMDGQQVLREFREWSTVPVLVLSVRASEAQKVEALDGGANDYVTKPFGIQEFLARVRALLRQAPTGEAQEAALSFGPLTVDLAYRRVLLDGAEVALTRKEYAVLAQLARHPGRVITQQQLLKDIWGPTHTEDSHYLRIVVGHLRQKLADDPAQPRFILTEAGVGYRLLGA comes from the coding sequence ATGAGCCAGACCGCGACGATTCTAGTCATTGATGACGAACCGCAGATCCGCAAATTCCTGCGCATCAGCCTGGCCTCCCAAGGCTATAAGGTGATCGAAGCCGGTACCGGCAACGAGGGCCTGGCTCAAGCAGCCCTGAGCAAACCGGATTTGCTCGTGCTGGACCTGGGCTTGCCCGATATGGACGGCCAGCAGGTGCTGCGCGAGTTCCGCGAGTGGTCGACGGTGCCGGTACTGGTGCTTTCGGTGCGGGCCAGCGAAGCGCAGAAGGTCGAAGCCCTTGACGGTGGCGCCAATGACTACGTGACCAAACCGTTCGGCATTCAGGAGTTTCTCGCCCGCGTGCGCGCATTGTTGCGCCAGGCTCCGACGGGGGAAGCTCAGGAGGCTGCGTTGAGTTTCGGCCCGCTGACCGTGGACCTGGCCTACCGCCGCGTGCTGCTTGACGGCGCCGAAGTGGCACTGACCCGCAAGGAGTACGCGGTGCTGGCGCAACTGGCGCGGCATCCGGGGCGGGTGATTACCCAACAGCAATTGCTCAAGGATATCTGGGGGCCGACCCACACCGAAGACAGTCACTACCTGCGCATTGTGGTGGGCCATTTGCGCCAGAAGCTGGCGGATGACCCGGCGCAGCCGAGGTTTATCCTGACTGAGGCGGGTGTGGGGTATCGGTTGCTGGGGGCTTGA
- a CDS encoding methyl-accepting chemotaxis protein — protein MGAWLSNISLKYKFWAVNAVAFITTLLLVLYAVQLEQQARSQAARVSAHAQAQLLNTWPADKTLPIGENWLTFTRDQAPQRPGQDLSALQGASGWVELSHLPLFGVDPLLGAEVIRRADGQQVAVLAYAPSLRQVFGERFVNYAVAVAILMLAMLGASQLLIRFLLSQLNTLKDVMLHVEKTGDLSARVPLACKDEVGQMANAFNAMQAGYQRVVNTVARTARQLDEGAARLASSMNEVQHGMLGQQSETDQAATAINEMTATVHHIAQHAGATRDLSQTADTLAGSGQEVVTRVQRSIAGLSTGVQQTAEMIQKLAEDSQKINGVVGVIHSIAEQTNLLALNAAIEAARAGEMGRGFAVVADEVRNLAKRVQSSTDEITRMVSALQAGTRDAVDFMQESSLKADDCVQQAQEAGAALAEITGAVAQMRESNTQIAVAAEQQSHVAEEMNRAVVSIRDVTENTVQQTVDSATTSNELATLAGELSKAIGQLKL, from the coding sequence ATGGGTGCCTGGCTTAGCAATATCTCACTGAAGTACAAATTCTGGGCCGTCAACGCGGTGGCTTTCATCACCACTTTGCTGCTGGTGCTGTATGCCGTCCAGCTCGAACAACAGGCTCGCAGCCAGGCGGCTCGGGTTTCGGCCCACGCCCAGGCGCAGTTGCTCAACACCTGGCCGGCCGACAAGACACTGCCCATTGGCGAGAACTGGCTGACCTTCACCCGCGACCAGGCGCCACAACGGCCAGGCCAGGACCTGTCCGCATTGCAAGGTGCCAGCGGCTGGGTCGAGCTCAGTCACCTGCCCTTGTTCGGCGTAGACCCGCTGCTGGGCGCAGAGGTCATCCGCCGCGCCGACGGACAACAGGTCGCCGTACTCGCCTACGCGCCAAGCCTGCGCCAGGTGTTCGGCGAACGCTTCGTCAATTATGCGGTGGCGGTGGCGATCCTGATGCTGGCGATGCTCGGCGCCTCACAACTGCTGATCCGCTTCCTGCTCAGCCAGCTCAACACCCTCAAGGACGTGATGCTCCATGTAGAGAAGACCGGCGACCTGTCCGCCCGGGTGCCGCTGGCCTGCAAGGATGAAGTCGGGCAGATGGCCAATGCCTTCAACGCCATGCAAGCCGGCTACCAACGCGTGGTCAACACCGTGGCCCGTACCGCCAGGCAATTGGACGAGGGCGCCGCACGCCTGGCCAGCAGCATGAACGAGGTGCAGCACGGCATGCTCGGCCAGCAAAGCGAGACCGACCAAGCCGCCACGGCGATCAACGAGATGACCGCCACCGTTCACCATATTGCCCAGCACGCCGGGGCCACCCGCGACCTCTCGCAAACCGCCGACACCCTAGCCGGCAGCGGCCAGGAAGTGGTCACACGTGTGCAACGTTCGATTGCCGGACTGTCCACCGGTGTGCAGCAGACCGCTGAGATGATCCAGAAACTCGCCGAAGACAGCCAGAAAATCAACGGCGTGGTCGGGGTGATCCACAGCATCGCCGAACAGACCAATTTGCTCGCCCTCAACGCCGCCATCGAAGCTGCCCGCGCCGGCGAAATGGGCCGTGGCTTTGCGGTGGTCGCCGACGAAGTGCGCAACCTGGCCAAGCGCGTGCAGAGCTCCACCGACGAAATCACCCGCATGGTCTCGGCGCTGCAAGCCGGTACCCGCGACGCGGTGGACTTCATGCAGGAAAGCTCGCTCAAGGCCGATGACTGCGTGCAACAGGCCCAGGAAGCCGGCGCCGCACTCGCCGAAATCACCGGCGCCGTCGCGCAGATGCGTGAGAGCAACACCCAGATTGCGGTGGCCGCCGAACAGCAGAGCCATGTCGCCGAAGAGATGAACCGCGCCGTGGTGAGTATTCGTGATGTGACCGAGAATACCGTGCAGCAGACTGTGGATTCGGCGACCACCAGTAATGAACTGGCGACGTTGGCGGGGGAATTGAGTAAGGCGATTGGGCAGTTGAAGCTGTAG
- the kdpC gene encoding potassium-transporting ATPase subunit KdpC, which yields MSNIIRPALSLLVLMTLITGVAYPLVVTGVAQVAFPDQANGSLVRDASGKVRGSSLIAQDFTGDSWFHPRPSAGAFATVSSGASNLGPSNPALATRIFEDASKQSVPGQGPVPLASLTTSGSGLDPHLPPEAIAYQLARVAAARNVPVSTLQRLLDEHIESPLVGPPVVNVLALNMALEKL from the coding sequence ATGTCCAACATCATCCGTCCAGCCCTGAGCCTGCTGGTACTCATGACCCTGATCACCGGCGTGGCCTACCCGCTGGTAGTCACCGGCGTGGCGCAAGTGGCCTTTCCCGACCAAGCCAATGGCAGCCTGGTGCGCGACGCCAGCGGCAAAGTGCGCGGCTCCAGCCTGATCGCCCAGGACTTTACCGGCGACAGCTGGTTTCACCCGCGCCCGTCAGCCGGTGCTTTTGCCACCGTGTCCAGCGGTGCCAGTAACCTGGGGCCCAGCAATCCGGCCTTGGCGACACGCATATTCGAGGATGCCAGCAAGCAGTCAGTGCCTGGCCAGGGCCCGGTGCCACTGGCCTCGCTGACGACCTCCGGCAGCGGGCTTGATCCACACTTGCCACCCGAGGCAATTGCCTATCAACTGGCGCGAGTCGCAGCAGCACGAAATGTGCCGGTGTCGACCTTGCAGCGGCTGTTGGATGAACACATCGAAAGCCCGTTGGTAGGCCCGCCCGTAGTCAACGTGCTGGCCCTGAACATGGCCCTGGAAAAACTCTGA
- a CDS encoding sensor histidine kinase has translation MSDSGRADALLADLPRNGRGRLKVFLGAAPGVGKTYAMLQAAHTQLRQGVALIAGVVETHGRAETEALLSGLPQQPLLRSEYRGVMLEEMDLDGLLAARPKLVLVDELAHSNAPGSRHEKRWQDIQELLAAGINVFTTVNVQHLESLNDQVRGITGVQVRETLPDWVLQEADELLLIDLPSRELLERLRDGKVYVPEQARAAIDAFFTQTNLMALRELAMQTAAAHVDDDLAQGYRQLGQAAPAVRGRLLVGVDGDAHAERLVRHASRVAQRRHLPWSLVHVDNGRARDEQSRLRLQNAQQLAERLGGEVVLLRAGEVARTLIQHAAERRASLVLVGQSRMRWRRRLFGGGLAARLLRNARGLEINVLDSDDIPAAPRLPDVRGLRWFDYALAVVATLVAAGLAWGVSSLLPLPNISLVFLAAVLLVAVRSSLGPSLVCAALSFMTYDFLFIPPNFSFAIQREEDVLTLLFFLLMAALTGNLAARQRRQLQALRDTQEETSELLDLSRKLTAATDRQAVVSAAAHHLQGWNDLDLCLVNRDGQGGWTIETGGPLTLTEAERAAADWAWQHDQPAGRGTGTLPFGRWWWWPLSGEEGPLGLLGVSAKAGMELSGQRRRLLTALSQPLAQALARAQLAQELESARLHGETEQLRSALLASVSHDLRTPLTSMRGSIDSLLALGEAIPLEDRRELLEGTRDEAERLDRYIQNLLDMTRLGHGALKLARDWVSPGDIVGSALGRLRAVLAPLQVNTDVPPDLPLLYVHAALIEQALVNVMENAARFSPPQGRLQLSAGVSDGQVFFAVADEGPGIPQDERAKIFDMFYTAARGDRGGQGTGLGLAICQGMVGAHGGHISVADGIEGRGTCITLFLPLPTQPALEQNL, from the coding sequence ATGAGCGACTCCGGCCGCGCCGATGCCCTGCTAGCCGATCTGCCCCGCAACGGCCGTGGCCGGCTCAAAGTTTTCCTTGGCGCCGCGCCCGGCGTGGGCAAGACCTATGCCATGCTCCAGGCGGCCCATACTCAACTGCGCCAGGGCGTGGCTCTGATCGCCGGGGTGGTCGAGACCCATGGTCGCGCCGAGACCGAAGCCTTGCTCAGCGGTTTGCCGCAACAACCGCTGTTGCGCAGCGAATACCGTGGCGTAATGCTTGAAGAAATGGACCTCGATGGCCTGCTCGCGGCCCGGCCCAAGCTGGTGCTGGTCGACGAACTGGCCCATAGCAATGCCCCCGGCAGCCGCCATGAAAAGCGCTGGCAGGACATCCAGGAGCTGCTGGCGGCCGGCATCAACGTGTTCACCACCGTCAACGTCCAGCACCTGGAAAGTCTCAACGACCAGGTGCGTGGCATCACCGGCGTACAAGTGCGTGAAACCCTGCCGGATTGGGTGCTGCAGGAGGCCGACGAACTGCTGCTGATCGACTTGCCGTCCCGAGAATTGCTCGAGCGCCTGCGCGACGGCAAGGTGTATGTGCCGGAACAGGCGCGCGCGGCCATCGATGCGTTTTTCACCCAGACCAACCTGATGGCCCTGCGCGAGCTGGCCATGCAGACTGCTGCCGCCCACGTCGACGACGATCTGGCCCAGGGTTACCGCCAGCTCGGCCAAGCGGCGCCGGCGGTGCGTGGCCGTCTGCTGGTGGGGGTCGATGGTGACGCACACGCCGAACGCCTGGTGCGCCATGCCAGCCGGGTCGCGCAGCGGCGGCATTTGCCCTGGAGCCTGGTGCATGTCGACAACGGCCGCGCGCGGGATGAGCAGTCACGGCTGCGCCTGCAAAATGCCCAGCAACTGGCTGAACGCTTGGGTGGTGAGGTGGTGCTGCTGCGGGCCGGCGAGGTGGCCAGGACGTTGATCCAGCACGCCGCCGAGCGCCGCGCCAGTCTGGTGCTGGTGGGGCAGTCGCGCATGCGCTGGCGCCGACGGCTGTTCGGCGGCGGCCTCGCCGCACGCTTGCTGCGCAATGCGCGGGGCCTGGAAATCAACGTGCTCGACAGCGACGATATCCCTGCAGCGCCGCGCTTGCCGGATGTGCGTGGGCTGCGCTGGTTCGATTATGCCCTGGCCGTGGTGGCCACCCTGGTTGCGGCCGGCCTGGCGTGGGGCGTGTCCAGCCTCTTGCCGTTGCCGAATATCTCGCTGGTGTTTCTCGCCGCGGTGCTGCTGGTGGCGGTGCGCAGCAGCCTGGGCCCTTCGTTGGTGTGCGCGGCGTTGTCGTTCATGACCTACGACTTTCTGTTTATCCCGCCGAACTTCTCCTTCGCGATCCAGCGTGAAGAGGATGTCCTCACGCTGTTGTTCTTCCTGTTGATGGCGGCGCTGACCGGCAACCTGGCCGCACGCCAGCGTCGGCAATTACAGGCGCTGCGCGATACCCAGGAAGAAACCAGCGAGCTGCTCGACCTGTCACGCAAGCTCACTGCCGCCACGGATCGCCAGGCGGTTGTCAGTGCGGCGGCTCACCACCTGCAAGGCTGGAATGACCTGGATCTGTGCCTGGTCAATCGCGACGGCCAGGGCGGTTGGACGATCGAGACCGGCGGCCCGCTGACCCTCACTGAAGCCGAACGTGCTGCCGCCGACTGGGCCTGGCAACACGACCAGCCGGCAGGCAGGGGCACCGGCACCTTGCCGTTCGGACGCTGGTGGTGGTGGCCGTTGTCGGGTGAAGAGGGCCCGCTGGGCTTGCTGGGCGTCAGCGCGAAAGCCGGCATGGAGCTGAGTGGACAGCGCCGTCGCCTGCTCACCGCCCTGAGCCAGCCGTTGGCCCAGGCGCTGGCGCGTGCGCAGTTGGCGCAGGAGTTGGAGTCCGCGCGTTTGCACGGTGAAACCGAACAACTGCGCAGCGCCTTGCTCGCCTCCGTCTCCCATGATTTGCGCACGCCGCTGACCTCCATGCGCGGCAGTATCGACAGCCTGCTGGCGCTGGGCGAGGCGATCCCTTTGGAGGACCGTCGCGAATTGCTCGAAGGTACCCGTGATGAAGCCGAGCGCCTGGACCGCTATATCCAGAACCTGCTGGACATGACCCGTCTAGGCCATGGCGCCCTGAAGCTGGCGCGCGATTGGGTGTCGCCCGGCGATATCGTCGGCAGCGCCCTTGGCCGATTGCGCGCCGTGCTGGCGCCGTTGCAGGTGAACACCGATGTGCCGCCGGACCTGCCGTTGCTCTATGTGCATGCGGCGTTGATCGAGCAGGCGCTGGTCAACGTCATGGAAAACGCCGCGCGTTTTTCGCCGCCCCAGGGCCGCTTGCAGTTGAGCGCCGGCGTGTCGGACGGCCAGGTGTTTTTCGCCGTAGCCGATGAGGGGCCGGGGATTCCGCAGGACGAACGCGCAAAAATCTTCGATATGTTCTACACCGCTGCGCGCGGTGATCGCGGCGGGCAGGGCACCGGCCTGGGGTTGGCGATCTGCCAGGGCATGGTCGGCGCGCACGGTGGGCACATCAGCGTGGCCGACGGTATTGAAGGGCGGGGCACCTGTATTACCTTGTTCCTGCCATTGCCGACACAACCTGCCCTGGAGCAAAACCTGTAG
- a CDS encoding terminase has product MGKRHPNLPAWQWRHYPQNHQHPANLALHLIAVPLFIIGFLLIVSGVFSLSMVSVAIGVIGVLAGLALQRHGHSLEAQASEPFSDRKDAVQRLVVEQFVTFPRFVISGSWWRAWRQRHPR; this is encoded by the coding sequence ATGGGCAAACGTCATCCCAATCTCCCCGCCTGGCAATGGCGTCATTACCCACAAAACCATCAGCACCCGGCCAACCTGGCCTTGCACCTGATTGCCGTGCCGCTGTTCATCATCGGCTTCCTGTTGATCGTCTCCGGTGTGTTCAGCCTGAGCATGGTCAGTGTCGCCATCGGCGTGATCGGGGTCCTGGCGGGCCTGGCGTTGCAGCGTCACGGCCATAGCCTGGAAGCCCAGGCCAGTGAGCCGTTCAGCGACCGTAAGGACGCGGTGCAACGCCTGGTGGTCGAGCAGTTCGTGACGTTCCCGCGCTTTGTGATCAGCGGTAGCTGGTGGCGGGCCTGGCGCCAGCGCCACCCGCGTTGA